The Candidatus Tanganyikabacteria bacterium region GCGGTGAGCGCCTTGAAACGGTCGGCTCCGGCCTTCAGGGCAGCCGGAAGCTTGTCCGCGTCGGCTCCAAGCAGCAGGTAGTTGACCAGCCGCAACCCGTCGACGCCCTGGACCGGCTGGCCGCGGAACCGGATGTCCGACGACCCCTTCAGGAACGCCATGTAGAGCACGTCACGGCCCACGTCCCGGCCGTTGACCTTCCAGCCCTGCTGGGTGCCCGAGAGGTTCACGGAAGCGCCGATCGCCCCGCCCGGATCGGCGGTGGGCGGAATGAAGCCGCGGGCCACGCCGACGAGATCGGCGGGCTTCACCCTCTTCTTGTTGACCTTGACCTCGTCGTCGTCGCGGAACCGCTTGTACGCGACGAAGTTGCTGAGGCGCTCGTCCACGTCGTCCGTGGAGATTCGCTGGCCGGCGAGGAACAGCAACGGCAGGCGCAGGTTGGGATCGGTGCCGGAATGGTCTGTTGCCGGTCCGTCCAGGCTGTCGAGCAGCAGCAATTCGGCGATCGAACTCACCTCGTCCTTGCCGCCGAAGGGGTTCCTGACCAGGATGTCGTCGCCCTTCTTCAGCAGCTCCAGGGCCTTGGCGGCGTCGATCTTCGGGTCGCTCCAGAACCCGTTGTCCCAGAGGCCGCCGCGGTTCTTCTTCCAGTCCTCCAGGATCGCCAGCGGATCGGCGGAGGCGGAAAACCGGATGCTGTCCTTGAGGACGGCCGGCCCGGGTGAGGCCAGGTCGGTCCTGGCCACCTGGGCTGCGCGGGTCGCCTGCGACCTGGCCATGGGCTTTCCGGATACTGCCTGCGCGCCGCTCACGCCAATGCCCTCCTCGACTACACTCCCTCGTTCGCTCCCGGGGTCGGCCCGCGCCGATTCCTCATGTTTCGCCGCCCCGGCGAGAGCACTGGACTCGCGCAGGCAAGATTCCAGTTAAGGTCCGTCTAAGTTTTGAAAAGGTGACCGCGCCATGGCCGGAAGCCGCGTGCGTGGGCGAAGCGTGCTATCATACGGCACTTTCACGGGTTGTCGTCCGCCACAACGCGCCAGAGGCTTCGTGCAAGCAGACCCCGGCCTGTTCCACACCATCCTTAATCGCTGGCGCCGCTCGACCGAGGGCGTTCCGGGCAGGGCGCCCATCACGCTGCTCGACGAGGAAGGGCCGCGGGCCCTGGCCGGTCCGGCCTTGCTCGATCTCGTGCGGCAACGCGCGGCCGCCCTGAAAGATCTGGGCGTAGAACCCGGCCACCGCGTCGGTCTTGCGCTTCCGACCTCGGAGGCCTTCATCGGCTCGTTGTTCGGCGCCTGGTGGCTGGGAGCGGCCGCGGTGCCCCTCGCGCCGCTCTCGGACCGCCAAGACGCAGCCCACGAGGTAGCCCGCCTGGCCCGACCCTTCTCCTCCGTGGGCGCGAGGGCCGTCGTGACGACACCCCGGGCCGCGCGTTTGCTCCTCGCCGAGGGCCTGCCCGCGGTGGCTCCCGACTTCGATGCCGCGCCTGGCGCCACGCTCGGCGGCGTGCCAGGCACCGGGACGACTGCGGCCGGACCTTCCGGCGCCGACCTGGCCGTCGTGCAATTCTCGTCCGGATCCACCGGCCACCCCAAGGGCGTCTGTCTGTCGCATGGCAACGTGCTAGCCAACATCCGCGCCATCGGCGAGGTCCTGCGGCCTTCGTACGGCGACGTCGGCGTGGCCTGGTTGCCGCTGCACCACGACATGGGGCTCATCGGCTGCCTGCTGTGGACGCAGTACAACGGCATCCCGGTCGTGCTCATGCCGCCCGAGGTCTTCATTCGCATGCCCGCGCGTTGGTTGGCGGCCATGTCCGAGTTCCGCGCCACGCTCACCAGCGCGCCCAACTTCGCGTATCAGCTTTGCGCCACGCTCCACGACAACCACGTGCGCGATCTCGACCTGTCGAGCCTGCGCGC contains the following coding sequences:
- a CDS encoding AMP-binding protein; amino-acid sequence: MQADPGLFHTILNRWRRSTEGVPGRAPITLLDEEGPRALAGPALLDLVRQRAAALKDLGVEPGHRVGLALPTSEAFIGSLFGAWWLGAAAVPLAPLSDRQDAAHEVARLARPFSSVGARAVVTTPRAARLLLAEGLPAVAPDFDAAPGATLGGVPGTGTTAAGPSGADLAVVQFSSGSTGHPKGVCLSHGNVLANIRAIGEVLRPSYGDVGVAWLPLHHDMGLIGCLLWTQYNGIPVVLMPPEVFIRMPARWLAAMSEFRATLTSAPNFAYQLCATLHDNHVRDLDLSSLRA